CTGGgaaattaatgttaatgtcGCTGTTACTGGGCAATAAGTCGCCTAGGGGTTTATAATGGTATCATATAGTTAACTACTGGGGGGTGGGCATCAATAGTTAACTACTGGGGGGTGGGCATCAATAGTTAactacgggggggggggcatcacgATACTTGcaccacgatacgatattattgcgatttttaatcatattgcaatattctgtttctgggaaatcacattttttccaacttctaatttttcccattttctaaTGACACAGTcaaagtttatatatatatatatatatatatatatatatatatatatatatatatatacacacacagagcacatttacaaacagtcactactgccccaaagtgctgGTTAAATATAGacaacaacataagataaaagcataataaataacCCTAAAAGCAGACTACGTCTACAGTAAGATGTCTCAGCTCGTGTTACAAGCCGCTGCAAAAAGACGAGTTTTTAAAAGGGATTAAAAGCTCTGAATAGAGGAAGCTGCTCTAATGTGGAGAGACAGATCCAGAGCTTAGGACCTGCTGCTGGAACAGGTCTGTCCCCTCTGGGTCTCAGTCTGGTTCTGGGTCTAAGGGGACCCGCTCGGCAAAATCAGCACATCGGATAAatatgacgtccccaaaaggaaactcaTCAACATccgtttcatctaaaaagaaacatttctctgttttacttcatttttattGCTGCAGAACGGGACAGACTGACCAacacacatctatctatctatctatctatctatctctctatctctctctctatctctctctctatctctctctctctctatctctctctctatctctctctctctatctctctctcNNNNNNNNNNNNNNNNNNNNNNNNNNNNNNNNNNNNNNNNNNNNNNNNNNNNNNNNNNNNNNNNNNNNNNNNNNNNNNNNNNNNNNNNNNNNNNNNNNNNctcttcatcatcctcctcctcctcttcatcatcctcttcatcaccatcaccctcctcctcttcatcatcctcctcctcttcttcatcctcaccacaatcatcttcatcctctccaCCATAACCatcaccctcctcctcttcatcatcatcctcctcctcctcctcttcatcttcatcctcctcatcttcatcctcctcctcatcttcatcatgaATCACATCTACTCCACGCGGCCTTTTCCACGTTTTAATGAAAAAGTAGAACAGACGTAACAAATGTAACTTTACACGTTCAACATCAACAGAATATTATAACTTCCAACATCGTCTCACATCACAcgcctttatttatttatttattgttttttttgggggggggggcgggggggcagtTACAGATGAAAGTTCGTGAAGTCGTTCTCCTCCGTGTTCTTGCTCAGCTGGACGTGTGTGAGCAGCGGcggacattttgaatttaaattcaATCCCGGTAAATTTCCCCaaattgtttacttttttttttttacaatccttTGAACCTCTTCCTGATTGGATGAAGTCGCAGACCTTCATagaaatcatgaattatttgactaatagttgagatcagaggacGTTGAGCGAGTGGATCTCAGAAGATTCAACGAAAGCAACGTTGTTTGGAATCATACGTGTTTATTTTTGgcaaatttggttgaaagaaatctaataattctgatataaaacactgagAAATCAACGCaaggattaaaaagaaaatgaaataaaaatacaccaCTTCCCGCGTGAATTGAGCATAAATTAGATAAACAACATATTCAGTAATCTGTGTGTAATTAAACCCAAATCTAGAGTTATaatggttgtaaaagtggaaagacgacgcAAAACggctttttgtatttttgactttgtttctCTTGAGTTTTAACGAaggaaatttttttttaagatgcttAAATCCgcgattatttacatggagtctggtgggatgacggatgtttttatgtttaaaaaagatctTACTCTTCAACAGAAAGGTTTAAATCCTCTCCATCACGTTGTCACACAcgtagaatattaatctgactCTCAGCGGCAAAAAACTGCAGTTTAATGAACGTAAATAAAAGCTGAATATTGTCTATAGACTTCCATTTGAGGTCGTTTCTCCGCTatagcgatctcgtttaatatcAGAACAACGTCACAGGTTGTTGTTCCcttcagtcacttacacacaaaacatgggAAATAGAGCTGGAAACAGGGTAATTACCCTTTAATACAACTCTCACATGTACATGGAAACTCTGTTGGTTgacagagcagggggaatgagaggggggaaacaACAGAGCAGGGGNNNNNNNNNNNNNNNNNNNNNNNNNNNNNNNNNNNNNNNNNNNNNNNNNNNNNNNNNNNNNNNNNNNNNNNNNNNNNNNNNNNNNNNNNNNNNNNNNNNNgtgttactgtgtgtgttactgtgtgtacGTGTTACTgggtgtgttactgtgtgtgttactgtgtgtgttactgtgtgtgtgtgttactgtgtgtgttactgtgtgtgtgtgtgttactgtgtgtgttactgtgtgtgtgtgttattgcaATTTATATAAAATGAGACCAAGTAAAAGTGTGTTaagtacaaaatacaaatagcAAAATAAAATACGTCTGTCCTTAACTTGATCGTGGTCCAAAATAAAGTGTCTTACGTCATGACGTCCGCCGATGACGCGCACGCCGTCTCCGCCCCCGTCAGCGAGAGCGCACATTCCTattgtccaagatggcggcgTAGGTGCAGGTCCTCCGCggctgacatgtttttaaacGAGTTAAGGCTTTTATTTCGATATATATGCAAGTGTTCCGCGCCGTGAGCGGTCGGGTGTCTCTGTCGAAGCTGTCGTCTGCCTCGCGCTTTGTGCTAACACCCCCGGATATCCCTCCGCGAGCCGGATTCTCCTCGTTGCAGGCACCGAAAAGTTTGAGCTCCATCATCCTTTGACTATGAAGCGGCAGGCCGGGAGAGAGGCCAGTCCGTCCAGGGCCGTCGCTAAGCGGATCCGGGACCGGGACCGGGACCGGGAGAGCGGACGGAGGGAGGAGCTCCCGCCGCCCCCCCTGGCCCTCCTGCTGGCGGAGAGCCGGGGGTACCACCGCCGCAGCCGGAGCAGGGAGCGGGAGAAGCCGCGGCTCAGAGACGAGcgcgccgccgccgccgccgccgccgccgctgctgcCCTGGAGCTCCACCACAGGCACGAGCTCAGCCTCCTCGGCCGCGCGCCGCCGCCTCCGCCGCTGCCGCTCCGCACGACGGCCGCCGCCGCTGCCGCTGCCGCCGCCGCGGAGCTCCCCGCCGCCGCCCGACCGGGCACGTTGGAGTACAAGACGCTGCTCATCAGCAACCTCGGCTCGCAGGTGTCGGACGAGGACGTGGAGGACGCTTTGTTCCACGAGTTCAAAAAGTTTGGGGACGTGAGCGTGAAGCTGTCGCACacgccggagctgggacgcaTCGCGTACGTCAACTTCCGGCACCCGGAGGACGCGAAGGAGGCCCGGCACGCCAAGTCGTCCAGGTTAGTGCTCGGCGAGCGGCAGTTAAAAATTGAACCCATGTACGTCAGACGACGCAGCGTCACGCCGCCCGACGCGGGCGCGTACCTGCCGCTGCACGCGCCGTTCGCCTACCGGCAGCGGTCCATCTCCCCGCCGGGTCCGGGTGCGAGCAACATCCGGGACATCAGAGCCAGGCACTACGCCCTGGAGACCCTGGGTctcagcagagagagggagaggctcTTGGATTATTATGGGATGCTGGACGAGAGGGGGCGGCCCTACGGCGTCCCCACCATGCCGGTGGTGGAGGACTTAAAACCGGAGGACGACCAGCGGGCGACCAGCAACCTTTTTATCGGGAACTTGGACGGTAATGTGACGGAGGCCGAGCTGAGACGGGGGTTCGACAAGTACGGCGTCATCGAGGACGTCGTGATCAAGCGCCCCGCCCGTGGACAGGGGGGCGCGTATGCTTTCGTGAAGTTTCAGAACCTGGACATGGCGCACCGGGCCAAAGTGGCCATGCAGGGGCGCCTCATGGGCGGGAACCCGATAAAGATCGGCTACGGCAAAGCTAACCCCACCACGCGGCTCTGGGTGGGGGGTCTCGGACCCGGGAACTCCCTCGCCGCCCTGGCGCGGGAGTTCGACCGCTTCGGGAGCATACGGAGCATCGACTACGGGAAGGGGGACAGTTTTGCTTACATCCAGTATGAGAGTCTGGACGCCGCCCAAGCCGCCTGCGGCCAGATGAGGGGCTTCCCCCTGGGGGGCCCCGAGCGGCGCTTGAGGGTCGACTTTGCCAAAGTGGAGGAGAGCCCGTCTCGGCCGTTCCCCCCCGGGTACCAGCCGCCGGTCGGCGCCGCCCCGTCCCACTACGACATTCTCGGGGACGCCTACAGCCGCCATCGCAGCCTGGAGCGGGAGCTGCGGGGCGCGAGGGACCGctcgccgccgccgccgccgcccgGCTACGGGCTCGTCTCGGCGAgggagcgggagcgagagagggagagggagcgaGCCCTGCTGGAAAGAGACTTTCCCAGCAGCCCCACCCGCAGCCTGGAGAGGAGGGCGGGCGGCGTGGAGGCGTTCGGGCGCAGCGGCAGGACGGCGAGGAGCCGCAGCCGCAGCCGGGAGCGGTGGCTGAAGGAgcgggaggagaggaggaaccGCCGGAGGAGTCTGTCCGCCGATCGCCCGGCGgaggagcgagagagggagaaggacagagagaaggagaaggggaGGTCGCGGGTCCGGGGGCCGGTTTCCCCGGACGCGAGCCCCGACCGGGCGCAGGTTCGGGCGCCAGACTCCACCACCGAGCCGAGAGACCACTcccccgccgccgccgccgccaaCGACGACGTCCCGCCGCCGAGCCGACACCACGGCAAAAGATCCGGCgaacacatcaacaacaacaacaacaaccaccaccaccaccgcgGCGAGGTAATCACCGCCGTCTCCCCCGCCGCCCAAGCCGACGCCACGCACACGTCCTCGTCCCCCCCCGGCACGCTGTCGGAGTTCGCCCAGGCGTCGCTGCCCAAGACGTGGCACGGCTTCTTCGCCCTGAAGAACAGCAGCTTCCCCACGGAGCTGTACCTGCTGGAGGGCGGCGCCGCCTTCTTCGGCGCCGTGATGCGCGACACGCTGCGGCTGCAGAGCCAGAACCAGCCGGGCCAGCTGAAGATCGCCCAGCGGCTCCGCATGGACCAGACCCGGCTCGACGAGGTGACGCGGCGCATCAAGCTGGGCCGGCCCGACGGGTTCGCCATCCTGCTGGCGCTGCAGGGCCCCATCGACCGCCAGGCGCCCGCCCCGGAGCCGGGTCTGCAGGCCCGGCTGCTGCGCCACCTGGTGACCTACCTGCGGAACAAGGAGGCGGCGGGGGTGGTGAGTCTGCCCGGCGCCAAGGAGGGCGGGCCCGGCGCCATGCTGTACGCGTTCCCCCCCGGCGTGTTCTCGCAGCAGTACCTGCACGCCGCCAAGAGGACTGTGGGTAATCTGGACGAGGAGCACATGGTTATTGTGATAGTCAGTGACACTAATTGATTGTTATGTTAATTGAAGGTTACAGACACTtaaagttacacacacatacagagacacacagacatgcacacacagacatgcacacacacacagagacacacacatgcacacacacacacacacacagagacacacacacatgcacgcacacacacacacacacacacacacagaggaaacgTAACTACAAATacttcaatgttgtttttagaagtgttttatggtttttattATACCCGGACATTAAaggcaaagacacacagacacacacagagacacacacaaacacacacacacagacacacacaaacatacagacacacacacacagacacacactaacatacagagacacacacagacacacacaaacatacagagacacacacaaacatacagagacacacacacacagacacacacaaacatacagagacacacacacacactaactcatacagaaacacatagagacacacagacacaaacacacttatacacacacacacacagacatacaaacacactaacagacacacacaaacacactaacattCGCACACACAGACGCGCACAGCGAGCGCAGAGGAAATGTAAACTACAAATACTCGTATGTTGTTTTtagaaaggttgttttttttattctgtatcttatgtaaaacaagttttaagTACACAACATGTACACTACACTACTacgtctctctctccctctctccgaTTGGACGTCACCTTGGCAACGGGGACGTCACGCCACGTGTTGCTAGCGAAATGTACGGAAGCGCGTCGCTGCCGCGCCGAGGAGAAGAAAGTCAGTTTCTCCGTGTTTTGTGGGAACTTCACAGTAACAAgatgtgtgttttggttgtttttttttttcaagatatttGAAGTTTTTAACGAGCCGTATGGAGCCAGAACAGTGACACTGAGCTGTggtagtgaaaaataaaatttggcattgaaacaacaaccATCGGCACTGAAAACCGTTACACTGGTATATAAAATCCAAAAGGAATAATCTCACAATCCTTTGATATTGTTTCACTTTGACGTTTGTTTACATCGTGATGCTTTTTCAATGTCAAGCTACAGTTTTTCTTAAAATCTctcttttcagtgacagtttttattgtttacgCTGTCAAGATATTTTCAACGTCtctggttttcagtttcaactttgcgtcactgttttggcgtagGGGGGcggggcctgaggggagggaccaagggggcgtggcttgtgGGTAATTTACATAGGCTGCTGGCGAGAGACTGCACCTCCATAGGAATCCTTCCAGATGTGTTAAAACCGCATATCTTAGTCTCTTCATCTCGGCCATTTCTTCGCACAGAAGCATGCTGGTCTAGTGTTAACTTTGAAGGTAGTTTGTCAGAGATTTGCGTTTAGCGAGTGTGTGATTTGCTCAGAAACCTTCTATGTGACAAAATGGCCGAGATGAAGAGACTTACCTGAGATTCGGAGGTTCCAGGTGAACTTGAGGAAAACATTGCAGATATGCGGTTTTAACACATCTGGAAGGATTCCTATGGAGGTGCGGTCTCTCGCCAGCAGCCTATGTAAATTACCcacaagccacgccccctttgcCCCTCTCCTCAGGCCCCTCCCCCCTACGCCAaaacagcttaaaaaaataaaaactctcaCTGATTGACACCGACGTCAAGAATAAATGTAGcttgacattgaaaaaacatcacaatgcaaacaaatgtcaaagtgaaataatatcaaaGGATTGTAAGATTATtcctttttggttttatttatcaGTTCAACAGTTTCCGGTGCCGATggttgttgtttcaatgccaaattttatttttaataccaCAGGTTAGTGTCCCTGTTCTGTCTCCGTAGACCCACACCTTCACACATTAGAACAAGGAAGTCTTTATTTATCACGTTGTGAAGCGGTAATTTATCTCgatagaaacacaaaaacaacaaatatctCGTTACGTCTGGTCTGAACCCTCGTGTCGTCCTCCCGTCACGCGTGCAAATATTCAacattattgtcactttttcccacttttttgtcactttttcagtattttgggtgcttttttggatgtttttggtgttttttccaaagttttttgacattaatcctcgtgttgtcttcccatcaacaatgaaaaattttgagttttctgatatttttaatatttttaatattcagcGCTTATTCCCCATTTTTTGTGACTAAACGGGTCGATttgccccgaggacaacatgagggacaacatgaacatatgtgATTAATCCTGTTGTTGTCCTCCATCTTTTTAACTTCACGTGTTCACGAAACATGTAGAAATGATCTTCTTAACGTCATTCCAACGCGTTGCTGCTTTTACGCCTCTTGTTGTTCATTTATATGAATTTACACCTAATTTATgagttttaaaaaagcagaaattatggattattttgatttattaagaTCAGAAGTCGTGGAGTTGATAATCACGGCGGTGACTTCAGCGGCGCTGTACGTCAAACCGTCAAAACATTCAACATTATCATCgctttcacacatttttgtcacttttcaatgtttttaggGTGTTTTTTCCAGaggtttttggatattttaacccttgtgttgtcttccctttgaccaTGACAAACATTTCCCCTTATCTCAacattgttgttgctttttacgAAGGTTttgtgtatatatctatatatatatatctatatatatatctatatatatatatatatatatctatatatatatatatatatatatatatataaaataatttcattgattttgccgctttttcacacattttttaacttcctttatttcagatatttaaaaaaatctttttaaacgggtcaaattttacccaaAAACAACACGAAGgttcaatgttgacatttccaacGCTTATTTCAACGGTCCATTTTTTGGGTGAAAGGGACAACATGAGAGGAACATGTTAATATGTAATTATCCTTTAATGATCCTCCGTCTGTTTTTAACATTACctgtttaaaaagtataaattatcaCCAAAATACCGATTTGGAGTTGATAATCCCGAACGCTGTATGTCAAAGTTGGTCAAACCGTTAAAACATTAGACATTATTGTCGCATTTTCCCacatatttgtgactttttcagtgttgtgggtgctttttttgtgtttttggtgttttttttccaagttttttggatattttaacccttgtgttgtcttctctttgaccatgacaaacaattttctccttttctcaaCGTTTTGGTTGCTTATTACGaagttttttcatttaaataatttttttttcattgattttgccgctttttccaacatttttcacccgtATTTCCACTTCTTTTATTTCggatattaatatttttttttttaaacgggtcaaattttacTCGACGACAACACAATGgttcaatgttgacatttccaacGCTTATTTCAACGTCCCATTTTTTGGGGGTGAAAGGGAGGACATGAGAGGGTTAACATGTTAATATGTAATTAACCTCTAATGATCCTTCGTCTGATTTTAACTTTACGAATTCTGCTTTACGTCTTTTTAGCCGACGTGTTTCTGCTTTTACGCTTCTTGTTGGAAGTCAACGGTCAAcaaacttcatttaaatgacactACACCTAATTTATgagttttaaaaaagcagaaattatgaattatgttgATTTATTGTTGAGATCAGAAGTCGTGGAGTTGATAATCACGGCGGGTACGCGGCGCTGTACGTCAAACCgttaaaaacattcaacatttttgtcactttttcagtgttgttggtgctttttttgatgcttttggtgttttttttttccaaaggttaacccttgtgttgtcttccctttgaccTTAAAAAACAATTCCCCTTATCTCAacgtttgtgttgctttttacaaagtttttagGAAGTTACGTTTTTTTCATagattttgatgcttttttcaacatttttcaacttccTTTATTTCggatattaaaaaacaatttgaaaacgggttaaatttgacccgaagacaacacgATGGTTCAATGTTGACGTGTTTCTGCTTTTACGCTTCTTGTTGGAAGTCAACGGTCAACAAActtcatttatatgaaattacacctaatttatgagttttaaaaaaagctgaaattatgaattatgttgATTTATTGTTGAGATCAGAAGTCGTGGAGTTGATAATCGCAGCATGTCAAAGTTTTGTCACAACGTCActgtttttaaaccattttattttattttcggGAACCTTTCATGTTGTATTTGGGTTCTTTGGTTGAAATCTTTCGGGTAAAATTTgagccgaggacaacaggagggttaaatgcaaaaaatatctcgtgaaaacacagaaaaatattttataacatgaaaatatctttttactttaaaaaaaaaactttccacgTTCTTTGGCGTGCGCGACAGCAATGTGCTTCCGTAGATGGCGAGTctaagggcgttttcacaccgaCAACCTTTAGTTtggtagtcaggtagcttagcattCGGAGCTATTGTCTCCTGTAGCCAGGTAGCTTAGCATTCGGAGCTATTGTCTCCTGTAGCCAGGTAGCTTAGCATTCTGAGCTATTGTCTCCTGGAGCCAGGTAGCTTAGCATTCTGAGCTATTGTCTCCTGTAGCCAGGTAGCTTAGCATTCTGAGCTATTGTCTCCTGGAGCCAGGTAGCTTAGCATTCTGAGCTATTGTCTCCTGGAGCCAGGTAGCTTAGCATTCTGAGCTATTGTCTCCTGGAACCAGGTAGCTTAGCATTCTGAGCTATTGTCTCCTGTAGCCAGGTAGCTTAGCATTCTGAGCTAATGTTTCCTGGAGCCAGGTAGCTTAGCATTCTGAGCTAATGTGAGTCTGCAGGTTTGCTCCTCAGAAGCTTGtactgaggtagtactacataaagtacctgttagcaggtaccagtgACTTTATCACCATAGAAACCCCAataaggcgagtagagtcgagtaTCTACTCGATTCTACTCGCCTTGCGGTGGCGTTAGTTTACCAGGTGCGACGCCGCACCAAGCTACAGGTGTGACACCAAACAGGTGTGACACCACACAGAGCTACAGGTGTGACACCANNNNNNNNNNNNNNNNNNNNNNNNNNNNNNNNNNNNNNNNNNNNNNNNNNNNNNNNNNNNNNNNNNNNNNNNNNNNNNNNNNNNNNNNNNNNNNNNNNNNcgcacacagacacagaaacacacgcacacagacacagaaacacacacacacacacacacacagaaacacacacacacagacacagaaacacacacacagagagacagacacacacactcagaaacacacacacacagagagacagacacacacactcagaaacacacacacacagagagacagagacacacacacacacagacagagacacacacacacacacacagacacacacagactatgAGTGTAGAAGTGGTATTTACCGTATTTGAGCTCACAGATCTGACTGTCCTTCTTCTTGAGTTTCTCACAGATCTTGTCCACGGGGACGTGGTGGCTCAGCGGCTTGGACACCTCGTTGATCATCTTGGTGGCGGCGTCGCTCGTCGCCCCGATGTAGTAACACTGGACACACGGGGACGAAGACAAACGACAGGACGGATCACCCCAGGTACACGCGTGTGTTAATGAGCacgaagaagaaagaaaagatgggaaaaaaatctccaaaaggcttcaaacgacagattagacattcgtataatacgtcacaaaaagttagattttatttcatcttttatactttcaaagtaacagaaaactacaaaaatggcgtctgcaaaagtttgggccccctgcagagttaatagccccccccccccccctttggaaagctgagacctgacctGTCAtctgatgccttttggagattgttccatattttcttggcttcttaataaacatttaaacacatttttgcccAAACCTCCGAACCCCACTGTGTGTCATACGTCTAAATACGGTCGTTCATCCCACGTTTCCTGTCTTttaattaccccccccccctcacggCTCTATTacatctttattatctgtatttatatttttctttaggagtacttactttttacaatatcatttatattataGTGACTTTTTGTTCTGTTATTTAAtcacatattcaatttaaacatCACTTACGGACTGGACTGtattgaagggggggggggggggggtcaatacAGCGTAGTACCGCGATATCTTCAGTGGCGATACTCTAGATACACAcctgttattatatattttatattatacacgtgatggtcagtttgtcccattttgcagcgataagtttcttttttgttgacGTTCATtagaaattgtgaaaaaaaatcaaaagccGGAGAAAAGATTATAAactgcaatatatcgcagaatattgcaatatgtttaaaatcgcaataatatcataCTGTGACATAAGCATTGTGATGATGTCGTATCGGGGGNNNNNNNNNNNNNNNNNNNNNNNNNNNNNNNNNNNNNNNNNNNNNNNNNNNNNNNNNNNNNNNNNNNNNNNNNNNNNNNNNNNNNNNNNNNNNNNNNNNNCTGCGAGGAAAGTAGACCCGGCGACGGTTATACGTGTCCTTCCTCTTTAATAACAATAACCTGCGAGGAAAGTAGACCTGGCGACGGTTATACGCGTCCTTCCTCTTTAATAACAGCAACCTGCCATACTAGGGCTGTAGGATACGAGGAAAGTAGACCCAGCAACGGCTATATGTATCCTTGCTCTTTAATAACATCAACCTGCAATACTAGGGCTGCAGGATACGAGGAAAGTAGACCCGGCAACGGTTATATTTGTCCTTCCTCTTTAATAACAGCAACCTGCGAGGAAAGTAGACCCAACAACGGTAATATGTATCCTTCCTCTTTAATAACAGCAACCTGCGAGGAAAGTAGACCCAACAACGGTAATATGTATCCTTCCTCTTTGCAGTTTACCCGGAGCGGGGAGCGTGTCGGAGGCGCTGGGTCCCAGAGCCGCATCACGCGCTGGTCTCGACGCCAGCGGAGCGAAGCCCAAACTCAGCTGCCCGAAGGACAACTGGCACGGgtatgttggggggggggggggNNNNNNNNNNTaacctttttgttgtcttctgtttttttctgtagttgttttggttagtagcaccactatgctaccgcctgactttttgcacattacattgaCTGTCGACTGtgtgcataattgcacatttttaactcaaattttgc
The Etheostoma cragini isolate CJK2018 chromosome 4, CSU_Ecrag_1.0, whole genome shotgun sequence genome window above contains:
- the rbm15b gene encoding putative RNA-binding protein 15B — encoded protein: MKRQAGREASPSRAVAKRIRDRDRDRESGRREELPPPPLALLLAESRGYHRRSRSREREKPRLRDERAAAAAAAAAAALELHHRHELSLLGRAPPPPPLPLRTTAAAAAAAAAAELPAAARPGTLEYKTLLISNLGSQVSDEDVEDALFHEFKKFGDVSVKLSHTPELGRIAYVNFRHPEDAKEARHAKSSRLVLGERQLKIEPMYVRRRSVTPPDAGAYLPLHAPFAYRQRSISPPGPGASNIRDIRARHYALETLGLSRERERLLDYYGMLDERGRPYGVPTMPVVEDLKPEDDQRATSNLFIGNLDGNVTEAELRRGFDKYGVIEDVVIKRPARGQGGAYAFVKFQNLDMAHRAKVAMQGRLMGGNPIKIGYGKANPTTRLWVGGLGPGNSLAALAREFDRFGSIRSIDYGKGDSFAYIQYESLDAAQAACGQMRGFPLGGPERRLRVDFAKVEESPSRPFPPGYQPPVGAAPSHYDILGDAYSRHRSLERELRGARDRSPPPPPPGYGLVSARERERERERERALLERDFPSSPTRSLERRAGGVEAFGRSGRTARSRSRSRERWLKEREERRNRRRSLSADRPAEEREREKDREKEKGRSRVRGPVSPDASPDRAQVRAPDSTTEPRDHSPAAAAANDDVPPPSRHHGKRSGEHINNNNNNHHHHRGEVITAVSPAAQADATHTSSSPPGTLSEFAQASLPKTWHGFFALKNSSFPTELYLLEGGAAFFGAVMRDTLRLQSQNQPGQLKIAQRLRMDQTRLDEVTRRIKLGRPDGFAILLALQGPIDRQAPAPEPGLQARLLRHLVTYLRNKEAAGVVSLPGAKEGGPGAMLYAFPPGVFSQQYLHAAKRTVGNLDEEHMVIVIVSDTN